The following are encoded in a window of Rhizobium sp. 11515TR genomic DNA:
- the tnpC gene encoding IS66 family transposase, with protein MTRTGEPSIAELMAQLAANAAEIAALKAEKEALSQRVVKLEEELALAKLHRFAPRSEKHVDRLFNEAEEAADEDDSGDGDDVVDLPDTGLPAVASVVGKKRGRRPLPEDLPRERVEYDLPDDQKTCPCCDSQMHRMGEAVTEQLHIEVKAKVLQNVRFKYACRHCDRTGINTPVVIAPMPTQPLPGSIATASTLAFALVHKYVDGTPLYRVAQTFERAGVPISRGALAHWVIGSSERHLRRIYDALRQRLQSQPLIHGDETTVQVLKEKDKEATSTSYMWAYRSSEDSDEPIVLLDYQPGRGQIHPQTFLGDYRGILMSDGYTAWRALHGATHVGCMAHSRRRFVEALKTRKNGGGPPEQALRFFEQLYRIEKQARDKVPDAGETKADCIHRFRQQHSLPILCALKTWLDNITPKVVPDTKLGDAVSYTLNQWDYLTRYTSDGRMPIDNNILEREIRVFATGRKSWLFSDTADGAKASAVIYSLMLTCRACGVDPLSWLRHVLTELPQRDERADIVDLLPFNFATTEAA; from the coding sequence ATGACTCGCACCGGCGAACCGAGCATTGCAGAACTGATGGCGCAATTGGCAGCCAATGCTGCCGAAATCGCTGCGCTCAAAGCCGAGAAGGAAGCGCTCTCGCAGCGGGTCGTCAAGCTTGAGGAGGAGCTGGCGCTTGCAAAGCTGCATCGCTTTGCACCCCGCAGCGAAAAGCACGTTGATCGCCTCTTCAACGAAGCCGAAGAGGCTGCCGACGAAGATGACAGCGGCGACGGTGATGACGTTGTCGATCTCCCGGACACGGGCCTGCCGGCGGTCGCGAGCGTCGTGGGAAAAAAGCGGGGACGCAGACCTCTGCCGGAAGACCTGCCACGCGAGCGTGTCGAGTATGACCTTCCCGACGATCAAAAAACTTGTCCGTGCTGCGATAGTCAAATGCATCGCATGGGCGAGGCCGTTACCGAGCAGCTTCATATCGAAGTCAAGGCAAAGGTTCTGCAGAACGTCCGGTTCAAATATGCCTGCCGCCATTGCGACCGCACCGGGATCAACACACCCGTCGTGATCGCACCGATGCCGACGCAGCCCCTGCCGGGCAGCATCGCTACCGCTTCGACGCTAGCCTTCGCGCTCGTCCACAAATACGTCGATGGCACCCCACTCTACCGCGTGGCTCAGACATTCGAGCGGGCCGGCGTTCCGATCAGCCGTGGCGCTCTTGCTCACTGGGTAATCGGCTCGAGCGAGAGGCATCTGCGTCGCATCTATGATGCGCTGAGGCAGAGGCTTCAGTCGCAGCCTCTCATCCATGGCGATGAGACGACGGTTCAGGTGCTGAAGGAAAAGGACAAGGAGGCCACCAGCACGTCGTACATGTGGGCGTACCGCAGCAGCGAGGACAGTGACGAGCCGATCGTGCTTCTCGACTACCAGCCCGGCCGCGGCCAGATCCATCCGCAGACCTTTCTCGGCGATTACCGCGGCATATTGATGAGCGACGGCTACACCGCCTGGCGCGCATTGCATGGCGCAACCCATGTCGGATGCATGGCTCATTCCCGGCGACGCTTCGTCGAAGCCCTCAAGACGAGAAAGAATGGTGGCGGTCCGCCGGAGCAAGCTCTCAGGTTCTTTGAGCAGCTTTACCGGATCGAAAAGCAGGCAAGAGACAAAGTCCCAGATGCTGGGGAGACGAAGGCCGACTGCATTCACCGCTTCCGCCAACAGCACAGCTTGCCTATCCTGTGCGCTCTAAAGACGTGGCTCGATAACATCACCCCGAAAGTTGTGCCGGATACCAAGCTCGGCGACGCCGTGTCCTACACATTGAACCAATGGGATTACCTGACGCGCTATACCAGCGACGGCAGGATGCCGATCGATAACAACATTCTGGAACGCGAAATCAGAGTTTTTGCCACCGGCAGGAAATCCTGGCTGTTCAGCGACACCGCTGACGGAGCCAAGGCCAGCGCCGTGATCTACAGTCTCATGCTGACTTGCCGAGCCTGCGGCGTCGATCCACTCTCTTGGCTGCGCCACGTGCTCACTGAGTTGCCCCAGCGGGACGAAAGGGCCGACATCGTCGACCTGCTGCCGTTCAACTTCGCCACAACCGAAGCCGCCTGA
- the tnpB gene encoding IS66 family insertion sequence element accessory protein TnpB (TnpB, as the term is used for proteins encoded by IS66 family insertion elements, is considered an accessory protein, since TnpC, encoded by a neighboring gene, is a DDE family transposase.): MFRLGADLKVYLHREPIDFRAGINSLAVLVQETMALDPFAPAVFAFCNRRRDRMKLLFFDRSGFVMVLKRLTEDKFRWPRREVPVVVLTTEQLHWILDGIDIDAMIRHPVRQYQIAG, encoded by the coding sequence ATGTTCAGACTTGGCGCTGATCTCAAGGTTTACCTGCATCGCGAGCCGATCGACTTTCGGGCCGGCATCAACAGCCTTGCTGTCCTGGTCCAGGAGACGATGGCGCTGGATCCCTTTGCTCCTGCGGTTTTTGCCTTTTGCAATCGCCGTCGTGACCGGATGAAGCTATTGTTCTTTGACCGATCCGGTTTTGTGATGGTCTTGAAGCGGTTGACCGAAGACAAGTTCAGATGGCCCCGCCGCGAAGTGCCGGTCGTTGTGCTGACGACAGAACAGCTTCACTGGATTCTCGACGGCATTGATATCGATGCGATGATCCGTCATCCGGTGCGGCAATATCAGATCGCCGGTTGA
- a CDS encoding glycosyltransferase family 2 protein, whose amino-acid sequence MKNDPFPSEPSTKLTTLLSICIVTYRQDLAVLQATLESLRAAIAHLRDTKTDITIVDNSPSGSLSDWLRENFGDLSIRLLTGHGNVGFARANNMVLDNIGDLHLVLNPDVVLRPDSLANAVQFLKLHSECGLLTPSALGTDGTRQYLCKRYPTVFDLALRGFAPKRLRELFHKRLDRYQMADMPDNEVFWDPPIVSGCFMLFRGEIFRNLGGFDPSYFLYFEDFDLSIRAAQVTRIAFLPTVKIVHGGGDAARKGLWHVKQFIRSGCFFYRKFGFKLI is encoded by the coding sequence GTGAAGAATGACCCATTTCCTTCAGAACCATCGACCAAATTGACGACACTGCTCTCTATTTGCATTGTCACCTATCGGCAGGATCTTGCTGTCCTCCAGGCAACTCTCGAAAGCCTGCGAGCCGCGATTGCTCATCTAAGGGATACTAAGACCGACATAACGATAGTCGACAACTCTCCGAGTGGCTCTCTTTCCGATTGGCTGAGGGAGAACTTTGGCGATCTCTCCATTCGCCTGCTTACCGGACACGGCAACGTTGGCTTTGCTCGCGCAAACAATATGGTACTGGATAATATCGGCGACCTGCACCTAGTACTCAACCCAGACGTTGTTTTGAGGCCAGATAGCTTAGCAAATGCCGTGCAGTTTCTGAAGCTGCACTCCGAATGCGGTCTATTAACACCCTCAGCTTTGGGAACAGATGGCACACGCCAGTATCTGTGCAAGCGCTATCCCACAGTCTTTGATCTTGCATTAAGAGGCTTTGCACCAAAGCGGCTCAGAGAGCTTTTCCATAAACGACTAGACCGCTATCAGATGGCGGATATGCCCGATAATGAAGTTTTCTGGGACCCGCCAATCGTCAGTGGATGCTTTATGCTCTTCAGAGGCGAGATTTTTCGAAATCTTGGCGGGTTTGATCCGAGTTATTTTCTTTATTTCGAAGATTTTGATCTTTCCATACGTGCGGCGCAGGTTACTCGCATCGCCTTCCTGCCAACAGTAAAGATCGTTCACGGCGGTGGAGACGCGGCTCGCAAAGGGCTCTGGCACGTCAAGCAATTTATTCGTTCCGGTTGTTTTTTCTATCGAAAGTTCGGTTTCAAATTGATTTAA
- a CDS encoding glycosyl transferase, which produces MVDFKRRNAPSEGKYTNLHAWIDVIKPTAIPIEPVPMLSSINRLMWAPIFSQVKHFVEGHDTLIAAGKPSLLASLLISEHPDIPSLYDAMDEFPAFYSGLSKAVMKRRERVIALKSSHMWVSSTRLHEQWSKLRSNLSFVPNGLEPALYTNLRKIRNAEDRKIFGYIGTIAKWFDWEWVVKLANIRPNDIIRLIGPKFTPAPGSLPANIELLPPCVHEEAINAMVNFDVGIIPFKNNPLTASVDPIKFYEYRAMALPVISTDFGEMSLRRGSQGTFISRSLEDIDQLAREALLHRDSPEFAQSFIMENGWPRRFDSAKLPMKSYDSAVIASSPAEDSEE; this is translated from the coding sequence ATGGTTGACTTCAAACGCCGAAACGCACCTTCTGAGGGCAAATACACGAATCTACACGCGTGGATAGATGTCATTAAGCCGACGGCTATACCGATCGAGCCCGTACCGATGTTATCATCGATCAATAGGCTCATGTGGGCTCCGATATTTTCCCAGGTGAAGCACTTTGTGGAAGGGCACGACACGCTAATTGCGGCAGGAAAGCCGAGCCTTCTGGCGAGCCTTCTGATTTCAGAGCATCCAGATATACCATCCTTGTATGACGCCATGGACGAATTTCCCGCATTCTATAGCGGCCTCTCAAAAGCGGTTATGAAAAGGCGGGAGAGGGTTATCGCGTTGAAATCCAGCCATATGTGGGTAAGTAGCACGCGGTTGCACGAACAATGGAGCAAACTGCGATCCAATCTCAGCTTCGTCCCCAACGGGCTTGAGCCAGCTTTGTATACGAACCTGAGAAAGATTAGGAATGCCGAGGATAGGAAGATATTTGGCTACATCGGTACCATTGCTAAGTGGTTTGACTGGGAGTGGGTTGTTAAGTTGGCAAATATTCGACCGAATGATATCATAAGATTGATCGGACCGAAATTTACTCCTGCGCCCGGATCGCTTCCGGCCAATATCGAACTTCTGCCTCCATGTGTACATGAGGAAGCCATCAACGCTATGGTGAATTTCGATGTCGGCATTATCCCGTTCAAGAATAATCCTTTAACCGCCTCGGTCGATCCCATCAAATTCTACGAGTATCGGGCAATGGCGCTTCCTGTGATCTCAACGGATTTTGGTGAGATGTCACTGCGGCGAGGATCCCAAGGGACATTTATAAGTCGATCCCTAGAGGATATTGATCAGCTGGCGCGGGAGGCCTTGTTGCATCGGGATTCCCCTGAGTTCGCTCAGTCGTTCATTATGGAAAATGGGTGGCCTAGGCGATTCGATAGCGCAAAGCTCCCAATGAAGAGCTATGATAGCGCAGTTATAGCGTCGTCGCCGGCTGAAGACAGTGAAGAATGA
- the tnpA gene encoding IS66-like element accessory protein TnpA — MMEEGQKLAVRLVGRNGRRRFDQSSKDRLIMACLEPGASVSKLAREHGVNANLVWKWIRKHTQPLASPPSSTSSFIPVQITAASDEFEELPRKAERNRPLPSPAKVSASLPNGVKLTLECSDVDALTAIIGALGHVQTWR, encoded by the coding sequence CGGAATGGGAGACGCCGTTTCGATCAAAGTTCGAAAGACCGCCTTATTATGGCCTGCCTTGAACCTGGCGCATCGGTATCGAAACTCGCGCGCGAACACGGGGTCAACGCGAACCTCGTTTGGAAATGGATACGCAAGCACACCCAGCCGCTTGCGTCGCCGCCGTCTTCGACATCGTCTTTTATTCCGGTGCAAATCACCGCGGCCAGCGACGAGTTTGAAGAGCTGCCTCGGAAAGCAGAGAGGAACCGGCCGCTGCCCTCTCCAGCGAAGGTGAGCGCGTCACTGCCGAACGGGGTGAAGCTGACGTTGGAATGCAGTGACGTAGATGCATTGACGGCAATCATCGGAGCGCTGGGTCATGTTCAGACTTGGCGCTGA